A DNA window from Rhizobium jaguaris contains the following coding sequences:
- a CDS encoding poly-gamma-glutamate hydrolase family protein, with translation MARQADRYSSFSALSERETEGVDYRIRIEDRSSHVAIIAPHGGFIEPATSEIALEIAGRSFSSYCFEGLDANRLHHELHVTSESFDEPIADGLVFKSLIVVAIHGRTDRDDPETTWVGGLDILLRDRIVEALRRDGFAAAARAKGEALAGTSIGNICNRGKWQVGVQLEIPRYMRDVFVADAEKPKRYAAAVRHVIDQFDLALAAG, from the coding sequence ATGGCAAGGCAGGCGGATCGATACAGTTCGTTTTCTGCGCTTAGCGAGCGCGAGACCGAGGGCGTCGACTATCGAATCCGCATCGAGGATCGATCGTCACATGTTGCCATCATCGCTCCCCACGGTGGCTTCATCGAGCCCGCCACTTCCGAGATTGCTCTGGAGATCGCGGGCAGGAGCTTTTCGTCCTATTGCTTCGAGGGATTGGACGCGAACAGGCTGCATCACGAACTGCACGTCACTTCCGAGAGTTTCGACGAGCCGATAGCTGATGGCCTGGTGTTCAAGTCATTGATTGTCGTTGCCATTCATGGCCGAACTGATCGTGACGATCCGGAGACAACTTGGGTTGGCGGTCTCGACATATTGCTTCGCGACCGGATTGTGGAGGCATTGCGTCGTGATGGTTTTGCGGCCGCTGCGAGAGCGAAAGGCGAGGCGCTTGCGGGAACTTCCATCGGCAACATCTGCAATCGTGGCAAGTGGCAGGTCGGCGTCCAGCTTGAGATCCCGAGATACATGAGGGATGTTTTCGTGGCTGACGCGGAAAAGCCGAAGCGGTATGCAGCGGCTGTTCGCCATGTGATCGATCAATTCGACCTTGCTCTTGCGGCCGGTTAA
- a CDS encoding MFS transporter has product MSLVARGDRFAAFRHIAYTYFFFARFLTAFATQVVSVSVGWQMYDHTGNPIYLGLIGLVQFLPSLLLILVTGTVADRYNRRMVAAVCILVGTICTAALLFLTVSGTFAPLPVFLILAVFGVERAFMTPATQSLAPNLIPPKDLSNAVTWNSMSWDAAAILGPVAGGLLYGIGPTISYSVAVLFFAAGSLLTFLIPKPQQRTAHEARSLNEILAGFRFIWSEKVVLGAVSLDLFAVLLGGAVALMPVYARDILTLGPWGLGLLRAAPSFGAIAMGLFLATYPIRHRAGICMFIGVGMFGLGTLIFGISHTPWLSIAALAIMGASDLISVYVRETLITLWTPDHVRGRVNAVNMVFVGASNELGEFRAGTMAHYFGAVPAVVIGGIGTLAVAIIWASGFPQLRQIDSLNAPDREGEPQLA; this is encoded by the coding sequence ATGTCGTTGGTTGCCAGGGGAGACCGGTTTGCCGCATTCAGGCATATCGCCTACACCTATTTCTTCTTTGCCCGTTTTCTGACAGCTTTCGCCACCCAGGTTGTCAGCGTCTCCGTCGGCTGGCAGATGTATGACCACACCGGCAATCCGATCTATCTCGGCCTGATCGGTCTGGTGCAGTTCCTCCCCTCACTCCTTTTGATCCTGGTGACCGGCACGGTCGCCGACCGCTATAACAGGCGTATGGTGGCGGCCGTCTGCATTCTCGTCGGCACGATCTGTACGGCGGCTTTGCTGTTTCTGACTGTTTCCGGCACCTTCGCGCCGCTTCCGGTTTTCCTGATCCTCGCCGTCTTCGGTGTCGAGCGCGCCTTCATGACGCCGGCGACGCAATCGCTGGCGCCGAATCTCATTCCGCCCAAAGACCTGTCGAACGCGGTGACCTGGAATTCCATGTCCTGGGATGCGGCCGCCATTCTCGGCCCTGTCGCAGGCGGCCTGCTCTACGGTATCGGTCCCACTATTTCTTACAGCGTTGCCGTTCTGTTCTTTGCCGCCGGCTCGCTGCTGACTTTCCTCATTCCGAAACCGCAGCAGCGCACCGCCCATGAAGCGCGGAGCCTGAACGAAATCCTCGCCGGCTTCCGTTTCATCTGGTCGGAAAAAGTCGTGCTCGGCGCCGTTTCACTCGATCTCTTTGCCGTGTTGCTCGGCGGTGCGGTGGCACTGATGCCGGTCTACGCACGCGATATCCTGACGCTCGGTCCTTGGGGTCTTGGCCTGTTGCGCGCTGCTCCGAGCTTCGGCGCCATTGCCATGGGCCTGTTTCTGGCGACCTATCCTATCCGGCACCGGGCAGGGATTTGCATGTTCATCGGCGTCGGGATGTTTGGGCTGGGAACATTGATTTTCGGCATCTCGCATACGCCGTGGTTGTCGATTGCGGCGCTCGCCATCATGGGCGCGTCGGATCTGATCTCGGTCTATGTCCGCGAAACGCTGATCACGCTCTGGACGCCGGATCATGTGCGCGGCCGCGTCAATGCCGTGAACATGGTCTTCGTCGGCGCATCGAACGAACTCGGCGAGTTCCGTGCGGGCACTATGGCGCATTATTTTGGCGCCGTCCCTGCCGTGGTCATCGGCGGCATCGGCACCTTGGCCGTGGCCATCATCTGGGCGAGCGGCTTCCCGCAATTGCGCCAGATCGACAGTCTGAACGCGCCGGACCGCGAGGGCGAGCCGCAGCTGGCGTGA
- a CDS encoding YggT family protein: MSVNREMETDMLALFQTIDLALNLYTWVLIASAIFSWLYAFNVINSSNQFVNSVGSFLYAVTEPALRPIRRILPDLGGIDISPIILLLIIFFFRSLMWNTLYPIFGR; encoded by the coding sequence ATGTCTGTCAACCGCGAAATGGAGACGGATATGCTTGCCTTATTTCAAACCATTGATCTGGCTTTGAATCTTTATACCTGGGTGCTGATCGCGAGTGCCATTTTCTCGTGGCTCTATGCTTTCAACGTCATCAATTCGAGCAATCAGTTCGTCAACTCGGTTGGAAGTTTTCTCTACGCGGTCACGGAGCCTGCGCTGCGCCCGATCCGCCGCATATTGCCCGATCTCGGTGGCATCGACATTTCGCCCATCATCCTGCTGCTGATCATCTTCTTCTTCCGCTCCCTGATGTGGAACACGCTTTACCCGATCTTTGGCCGGTGA
- a CDS encoding DUF167 domain-containing protein has protein sequence MSGAWQVFTDHVRLSVRLTPNGGRDAIDGVETGADDESYLKVRVSAVPEKGKANKALIVLLAKKLGIAKSAVSLISGDTARKKILRIDGDPEDLIGRLKAVLQN, from the coding sequence GTGAGTGGGGCTTGGCAGGTTTTTACCGACCACGTGCGGCTGTCCGTCCGGCTCACGCCCAATGGCGGGCGTGACGCGATCGATGGCGTCGAGACCGGCGCCGACGACGAGTCCTATCTCAAGGTACGCGTTTCCGCGGTGCCGGAAAAGGGCAAGGCCAACAAGGCGCTGATCGTGCTGCTTGCCAAGAAACTCGGCATTGCCAAATCCGCAGTCAGCCTGATTTCCGGCGATACGGCGCGTAAAAAAATCCTCCGGATCGACGGGGACCCGGAGGATTTGATCGGCAGACTAAAAGCTGTGCTGCAGAACTGA
- the ppa gene encoding inorganic diphosphatase, with product MRIDAISIGKNPPEDVNVIVEVPVGGHPIKYEMDKEAGTLVVDRFLYTPMTYPGNYGFVPHTLSEDGDPIDVLIASTRPLVPGCVINVRPIGVLMMEDNSGKDEKIIAVPSPKLTLRYEKVKEHTDLPEITLKQIEHFFEHYKDLEPGKWVKIYGWKGSKEAGELILEAIERAKKAKA from the coding sequence ATGCGCATCGACGCGATTTCCATTGGCAAGAACCCGCCCGAAGACGTCAACGTCATCGTTGAAGTTCCGGTCGGCGGTCATCCGATCAAGTATGAAATGGACAAGGAGGCCGGTACGCTGGTCGTCGACCGTTTCCTCTATACGCCGATGACCTATCCGGGCAATTACGGCTTCGTCCCGCACACGCTCTCCGAAGACGGCGATCCGATCGACGTCCTCATCGCAAGCACCCGTCCGCTGGTCCCGGGCTGCGTCATCAACGTGCGCCCGATCGGCGTGCTGATGATGGAAGACAATTCCGGCAAGGACGAAAAGATCATCGCCGTTCCCTCGCCGAAGCTGACGCTGCGCTACGAGAAGGTCAAGGAACACACCGACCTGCCGGAAATCACGCTGAAGCAGATCGAGCATTTCTTCGAGCACTACAAGGATCTGGAGCCCGGCAAGTGGGTGAAGATCTACGGTTGGAAGGGCTCAAAGGAAGCCGGTGAGCTCATTCTTGAAGCTATCGAGCGCGCCAAGAAGGCGAAGGCCTGA
- a CDS encoding GNAT family N-acetyltransferase, with the protein MKTLSIDVRRAEPHDARAISEVHRLSWQYTYTGIIPHRALSHMIERRGEAWWRKATSGPATLLVLDVAGEIAGYATLGLNRARALPQEGEIYELYLRPEYQGIGLGRLLFGEARRLLKSLGCKGLVVWCLEENENADHFYRGQGGVDFCEGIETFDRKQLKKIGFVWP; encoded by the coding sequence ATGAAGACGTTGTCGATTGATGTTCGGCGGGCTGAACCGCATGATGCCCGGGCCATTTCCGAGGTGCATCGCCTGTCGTGGCAGTACACCTATACCGGCATCATTCCGCATCGCGCGCTCAGCCACATGATCGAGCGCCGCGGCGAAGCTTGGTGGCGCAAGGCGACCAGCGGCCCGGCCACACTTCTGGTTCTCGATGTTGCTGGCGAGATCGCCGGCTACGCCACGCTCGGTCTCAACCGCGCTCGCGCATTGCCGCAGGAAGGCGAGATCTACGAACTCTATCTTCGCCCGGAATATCAGGGCATCGGCCTTGGCCGGCTTCTCTTCGGCGAAGCGCGCCGGCTGTTGAAATCGCTCGGCTGCAAGGGGCTGGTCGTCTGGTGCCTTGAGGAAAACGAGAATGCCGACCACTTCTATCGCGGTCAGGGTGGAGTAGATTTCTGCGAGGGCATCGAGACCTTCGACCGCAAGCAGCTCAAGAAGATCGGCTTCGTCTGGCCCTAA
- the typA gene encoding translational GTPase TypA, translating to MALRNIAIIAHVDHGKTTLVDELLKQSGSFRENQRVAERVMDSNDLEKERGITILAKATSVVWKDTRINIVDTPGHADFGGEVERILSMVDGAIVLVDAAEGPMPQTKFVVGKALKVGLRPIVAINKIDRPDARADEVINEVFDLFANLDATDEQLDFPILYGSGRNGWMNYSPEGPKDEGLGPLLDLVVKHVPEPTVGEGPFRMIGTILEANPFLGRIITGRIHSGSIKPNQAVKVLGADGNLIENGRISKILAFRGIERQPIEEAQAGDIVAIAGLSKGTVADTFCDPQVSEPLIAQPIDPPTVTMSFIVNDSPYAGTEGDKVTSRVIRDRLFKEAEGNVALKIEEAEGKDSFYVSGRGELQLAVLIETMRREGFELAVSRPRVVMHKDESGELLEPIEEVVIDVDEEHSGIVVQKMSERKAEMSELRPSGGNRVRLVFLAPTRGLIGYQSELLTDTRGTAVMNRLFHDYQPYKGEIGGRVNGVLLANEAGEAVAYALFNLEDRGPMIIDAGEKVYAGMIIGIHSRDNDLEVNVLKGKKLTNIRAAGKDEAVKLTPPIRMTLDRALSWIQDDELVEVTPKSIRLRKMYLDPNERKRFEKARYA from the coding sequence ATGGCACTTCGCAACATCGCGATCATCGCGCACGTTGACCATGGGAAAACCACCCTTGTCGACGAGCTTCTGAAGCAGTCCGGCTCCTTCCGCGAGAACCAGCGCGTTGCCGAACGCGTCATGGACTCGAACGACCTGGAAAAGGAACGCGGCATCACCATTCTCGCCAAGGCGACCTCGGTTGTCTGGAAGGATACCCGCATCAACATCGTCGACACCCCCGGCCACGCCGACTTCGGCGGTGAGGTCGAGCGTATCCTGTCGATGGTGGATGGCGCGATCGTTCTCGTCGACGCCGCCGAAGGCCCGATGCCGCAGACCAAGTTCGTCGTCGGCAAAGCGCTGAAGGTCGGTCTTCGTCCGATCGTCGCGATCAACAAGATCGATCGTCCGGACGCCCGTGCCGACGAAGTGATCAACGAGGTTTTCGATCTCTTCGCCAATCTCGACGCAACTGACGAGCAGCTCGATTTCCCGATCCTTTACGGTTCCGGCCGTAACGGCTGGATGAACTATTCGCCGGAAGGCCCGAAGGACGAAGGTCTCGGACCGCTTCTCGATCTCGTCGTCAAGCACGTTCCGGAGCCGACTGTCGGCGAAGGTCCGTTCCGCATGATCGGCACCATCCTGGAAGCCAACCCCTTCCTTGGTCGCATCATTACCGGCCGCATCCATTCAGGTTCCATCAAGCCGAACCAGGCCGTCAAGGTTCTGGGTGCTGACGGCAACCTCATCGAAAACGGCCGTATCTCGAAGATCCTCGCCTTCCGCGGCATCGAGCGCCAGCCGATCGAAGAAGCGCAGGCAGGCGATATCGTCGCCATCGCGGGCCTTTCCAAAGGCACGGTTGCCGACACCTTCTGCGATCCGCAGGTCAGCGAGCCGCTGATCGCCCAGCCGATCGATCCGCCAACCGTCACCATGTCCTTCATCGTCAACGACAGCCCCTATGCCGGCACCGAGGGCGACAAGGTCACCTCGCGCGTCATCCGCGACCGCCTGTTCAAGGAAGCCGAAGGCAACGTCGCGCTGAAAATCGAAGAAGCCGAAGGCAAGGATTCGTTCTACGTTTCCGGCCGCGGCGAATTGCAGCTTGCCGTTCTGATCGAAACCATGCGCCGCGAAGGCTTCGAACTTGCCGTGTCGCGTCCGCGCGTCGTCATGCACAAGGACGAGAGCGGTGAGCTTCTCGAGCCGATCGAAGAAGTCGTCATTGACGTCGATGAAGAGCATTCCGGCATCGTCGTGCAGAAGATGTCCGAGCGTAAGGCTGAAATGTCCGAGCTGCGTCCTTCGGGCGGCAACCGCGTTCGTCTCGTCTTCCTGGCCCCAACCCGCGGCCTGATCGGCTACCAGTCGGAACTTCTGACGGATACGCGCGGCACGGCCGTCATGAACCGTCTGTTCCATGACTATCAGCCATACAAGGGCGAAATCGGTGGCCGTGTGAACGGCGTGCTGCTCGCCAACGAAGCCGGCGAAGCCGTGGCCTACGCCCTGTTCAACCTGGAAGATCGCGGCCCGATGATCATCGACGCCGGCGAGAAGGTCTATGCCGGCATGATCATCGGCATCCACTCCAGAGACAACGACCTCGAAGTCAACGTTCTGAAGGGCAAGAAGCTCACCAACATCCGCGCCGCCGGCAAGGACGAAGCCGTAAAGCTGACCCCGCCGATCCGCATGACGCTCGATCGCGCGCTCTCCTGGATTCAAGACGACGAACTGGTCGAAGTTACGCCAAAGTCGATCCGCCTGCGCAAGATGTACCTCGATCCGAACGAGCGTAAGCGTTTCGAGAAGGCTCGCTACGCATAA
- a CDS encoding transglutaminase-like domain-containing protein, whose protein sequence is MSGSDGLFEYYMRPGQMTSGGPHAQALAALDGVEGVAAAVHGVLLHDAWAPRYHQELTPARRAQSHTRPAREILDAIMEIDPAPLGVPRPPAKRRIGVCRHFAVLACAALRAQGVPARARCGFGMYFEAGKGIDHWITEYWDGRRWVSADFQIDDLQRAALKLDFEPLDLPPGKFLRAGEAWQRCRAGNADPGIFGIFDESGFWFIAMNLVRDFAALNKMEMLPWDNWGPMPRPEEEISPVRLALFDRLAALTIEVDERFGEVRALYQEDVSLRVPAQVFNGVRKQMENIAAA, encoded by the coding sequence ATGAGCGGATCCGATGGCCTTTTCGAGTACTATATGCGGCCCGGCCAGATGACCTCCGGTGGGCCGCATGCTCAAGCCCTTGCGGCGCTCGACGGAGTCGAGGGCGTTGCTGCGGCTGTGCACGGCGTGCTGCTGCATGATGCCTGGGCGCCGCGATATCATCAGGAGCTCACGCCGGCGCGGAGGGCGCAATCTCACACGAGGCCCGCGCGGGAGATACTGGATGCTATCATGGAGATCGATCCCGCGCCGCTTGGCGTCCCGCGTCCGCCCGCCAAACGGCGCATCGGCGTTTGCCGCCATTTCGCGGTGCTCGCGTGCGCAGCGCTACGGGCTCAGGGCGTGCCAGCGCGCGCCCGCTGCGGCTTCGGAATGTATTTCGAGGCTGGCAAGGGCATCGATCACTGGATCACGGAATATTGGGACGGGCGACGCTGGGTGTCTGCAGATTTCCAGATTGACGATCTCCAGCGTGCCGCATTGAAGCTCGATTTCGAGCCGCTTGACCTGCCGCCGGGCAAATTCCTCAGGGCCGGCGAAGCCTGGCAACGCTGCCGAGCCGGCAATGCAGATCCCGGCATCTTTGGCATCTTCGACGAGTCGGGCTTCTGGTTCATTGCGATGAATCTTGTCCGAGACTTCGCCGCGCTCAACAAAATGGAGATGCTTCCCTGGGACAACTGGGGGCCGATGCCGCGGCCTGAGGAAGAGATATCTCCGGTTCGCTTGGCATTGTTCGATCGACTCGCTGCGCTGACAATCGAAGTGGACGAACGTTTCGGCGAAGTCCGGGCACTCTATCAGGAGGATGTCAGTTTGCGCGTGCCGGCGCAGGTATTTAACGGCGTGCGCAAGCAGATGGAGAATATTGCAGCGGCGTGA